From one Streptococcus pneumoniae genomic stretch:
- a CDS encoding amino acid ABC transporter permease: MNITTAKLVSDWYQNLMQLIPDGQLFSWRSVFEGLPRIIEKLPTTLFLTLAGALFGLVLALIFAIVKINRIKILYPLQALFVSFLRGTPVLVQLMLTYYGIPLLLKAINLRLGTSFNINAIPAVVFAIVAFAFNEAAYASETIRAAILSVDKGEIEAAKSLGMTTAQVYRRVIIPNAAVVATPTLINSLIGLTKGTSLAFSAGVVEVFAQAQILGGADYRYFERFISVAIVYWIVNIVIEQIGRFLEKKMAIETPKDVKGEAGL; the protein is encoded by the coding sequence ATGAATATTACAACGGCGAAACTCGTATCAGATTGGTATCAAAATCTGATGCAACTGATTCCAGATGGGCAGCTTTTTAGCTGGCGCTCTGTATTTGAAGGTCTTCCCCGTATTATCGAAAAGTTACCAACGACGCTCTTTTTGACTCTTGCTGGGGCACTTTTTGGGCTTGTTTTGGCTCTTATCTTTGCCATTGTCAAAATCAATCGCATTAAGATTCTCTATCCTTTGCAGGCTTTGTTTGTCAGCTTTTTGCGGGGAACGCCAGTCTTGGTGCAGCTCATGCTGACCTACTACGGGATTCCGCTTTTACTGAAGGCAATCAATTTGCGTTTGGGAACGTCTTTTAATATTAATGCGATTCCAGCGGTCGTCTTTGCCATTGTTGCCTTTGCCTTTAATGAAGCGGCTTATGCTAGTGAGACGATTCGTGCGGCTATTTTATCAGTTGATAAGGGTGAGATTGAAGCGGCAAAAAGTCTGGGTATGACAACAGCCCAAGTCTATCGCCGAGTGATTATCCCTAATGCGGCGGTAGTCGCAACGCCGACCCTGATCAATTCCTTGATTGGCTTGACGAAAGGGACTTCTCTCGCCTTTAGTGCAGGAGTGGTCGAAGTCTTTGCCCAAGCTCAGATTTTAGGTGGGGCAGATTACCGCTATTTTGAACGCTTTATCTCAGTAGCCATTGTTTATTGGATTGTCAATATTGTCATTGAACAAATCGGACGTTTCCTTGAGAAGAAAATGGCGATTGAGACCCCTAAAGATGTGAAAGGAGAAGCTGGTTTATGA
- a CDS encoding amino acid ABC transporter ATP-binding protein produces MIRISQLSKTFSGQKVLNNLGLEIKKGEVIALIGSSGAGKSTFLRSLNYLEQPDSGFIEIDDFKVDFSKITTEEILTLRRKLAMVFQQFNLFERRTALDNVKEGLIVVKKLSDEEATKIAKEELAKVGLSDRENHYPRHLSGGQKQRVALARALAMKPDVLLLDEPTSALDPELVGEVEKSIADAAKSGQTMILVSHDISFVSQVADKILFLDKGHILESGAPEEIIQRPKEERTKEFLANYKRSYI; encoded by the coding sequence ATGATTCGTATTTCTCAACTCAGTAAAACATTTTCTGGGCAAAAGGTTTTAAACAATCTCGGTCTGGAGATCAAAAAAGGAGAAGTCATTGCTCTTATAGGCTCTTCTGGAGCTGGAAAATCAACTTTCTTGCGTAGTTTGAATTACCTCGAGCAGCCAGATAGTGGATTTATTGAAATTGATGACTTTAAGGTGGATTTTTCAAAGATCACGACAGAAGAAATCCTGACGCTAAGAAGGAAATTAGCCATGGTGTTTCAGCAGTTCAATTTGTTTGAACGCAGAACAGCTCTTGACAATGTCAAAGAGGGGCTTATTGTGGTTAAGAAACTGTCGGATGAAGAAGCAACAAAAATTGCCAAGGAAGAACTAGCCAAGGTCGGTTTGTCGGATCGTGAAAATCATTATCCAAGACACCTATCAGGTGGTCAAAAACAACGGGTTGCCTTGGCGCGTGCTCTTGCGATGAAACCAGATGTTCTCTTGCTTGATGAGCCGACATCAGCTCTTGATCCTGAATTGGTCGGAGAAGTGGAAAAATCCATCGCAGACGCAGCTAAGTCTGGTCAGACCATGATTTTGGTCAGTCACGATATTTCCTTTGTCTCTCAGGTGGCGGATAAAATTCTATTTTTGGACAAGGGGCATATCCTTGAATCAGGCGCTCCAGAGGAGATTATTCAACGTCCAAAAGAAGAACGGACAAAAGAGTTCTTAGCAAATTACAAACGGAGCTATATTTGA
- a CDS encoding DUF4059 family protein, with protein sequence MFSQILSLYLQSLLLTTILVGTLLGIWIGIRAIRNKDKTAKARQAHLYDMLLIGVMTIPVLSFAMMGILLVLKAR encoded by the coding sequence ATGTTTTCTCAGATTTTATCCCTGTACCTGCAAAGTTTATTGCTGACAACGATTTTGGTAGGGACGCTTCTCGGGATTTGGATCGGCATACGCGCGATTCGCAATAAAGACAAGACGGCAAAAGCCAGACAGGCACATCTGTATGATATGCTCTTGATTGGCGTGATGACCATTCCAGTCCTATCATTTGCCATGATGGGCATTTTACTGGTATTAAAGGCAAGATAA
- the trxB gene encoding thioredoxin-disulfide reductase yields the protein MYDTVIIGSGPAGMTAALYAARSNLKVALLERGIYGGQMNNTSEIENYPGYAHISGPELAEKMFAPLADLGVEHLFGLVKDIQVEGDLKKVITEDEIIETKTVIIATGASHRKLGVAGEEELNSRGVSYCAVCDGAFFRGEDLLVVGGGDSAVEEAAFLTQFANSVTIVHRRDELRAQKVLQDRAFANSKISFIWDSVVKEIKGENRVEGVVLENVKTGEVTEKAFGGVFIYVGLDPVSDFASSLEITDESGWIITDDHMKTAVDGIYAIGDVRQKDLRQITTAVGDGAIAGQEAYKYIVEHEA from the coding sequence ATGTATGATACAGTGATTATTGGATCTGGACCTGCAGGGATGACTGCGGCCCTCTATGCAGCACGAAGCAACCTAAAAGTGGCGCTTTTAGAGAGAGGGATCTACGGAGGGCAAATGAACAACACCTCTGAAATTGAAAATTACCCTGGTTATGCTCATATTAGCGGTCCAGAATTGGCAGAAAAAATGTTTGCACCTTTAGCAGATTTAGGTGTTGAGCACCTGTTTGGCTTGGTAAAAGACATCCAAGTCGAAGGCGATCTTAAAAAAGTGATTACTGAAGATGAAATCATTGAGACAAAAACTGTCATCATTGCAACTGGTGCTTCTCATCGAAAACTTGGTGTTGCTGGAGAAGAAGAGTTAAACAGCCGTGGGGTTTCTTACTGCGCGGTCTGTGATGGTGCTTTTTTCCGCGGAGAAGATCTCTTAGTAGTCGGAGGGGGAGATTCTGCCGTTGAAGAAGCAGCCTTTTTGACTCAGTTTGCAAATAGTGTGACCATTGTTCACCGCAGAGATGAATTGCGAGCTCAAAAGGTCCTTCAAGACCGTGCTTTTGCAAATAGCAAGATCTCCTTTATCTGGGATTCTGTGGTTAAGGAAATCAAGGGTGAAAACCGTGTTGAAGGTGTTGTTTTGGAAAATGTCAAGACAGGCGAAGTGACGGAAAAGGCCTTTGGTGGTGTTTTCATCTATGTGGGCTTAGATCCTGTGAGTGACTTTGCAAGTAGCTTAGAGATTACAGATGAGAGTGGCTGGATTATCACAGATGATCATATGAAAACAGCTGTCGATGGTATCTATGCTATCGGTGATGTTCGCCAAAAAGACTTACGACAAATCACAACAGCCGTGGGAGATGGAGCTATTGCTGGTCAAGAAGCCTATAAATACATCGTTGAACATGAAGCATAA
- a CDS encoding G5 domain-containing protein, whose product MSRKVLKKSRTGQWVVIALALLAVGVAAASALPNSQKTTVSNSGASSIESSSSEKAKTAETTKPAAEAKSKAKADKAKADKATKSDTNAINNGVRRAVEEAVASLAPVSPSQVSEVDVPVVSAKLSEAPNVKDILAGDTRSYQEPLAPITSSRPATATVKDILPTVSDKDKEPLAPVTDAEPSKPAKPAETNITAKPAVPSTPAKPTTPVAPSKPVETPQPPKDTTTVVSKDVVEKPLPKPEVKPGGEVIKSETTDTSSSTVTGEKPATPVDIPALPADTNTTVTPGNEVVTKPEVPATPSVPATEEVVDKDGNVVTPAKPEVPGTPAQPAETVRVDVLTETTTIAYGTSYVKDTTLKSGETKVLTAGVNGAIVTTFNVTYTNGVETGREVASTNRTEPVNEVIAYNDEPETLKEEVVKTTNTIAYGTERRATTELKEGEERVIVKGVNGTTETTTKNVYDAGGNLVSTEDLGTVTIAEPVTEVIEYGVKAQDVVEVVEERTSEELNYSTETRETDALYKGETRVVTQGVKGYVVKVAKITKTNGVETAREVTDGERVEPVTEVVEVGTKDRVETTSETVTEAIDFTTETRENDQLDKGETRVITQGVKGERVIKRTTTVTNGGTPVVTDEVVSETQPVNEVVEIGTREKVETSTREVVEELNFETVVRNNPNLKKGERKVVVKGEKGRKVTRITATNVAGVIVEHSDVIETVDPVTEIIEVGTKEDIRYEMRVEREELDFATETRETDALFEGETREAVAGVKGKKATTYKDTYVDGVKVGTEVVGEPVVVAPVNRVIEIGTRKEKTSASVTNTEVVHYSTVTENDPNLEVGQTRIKVNGVNGERVVRITRVTDNRTGKVTETSEVISETPAVNEVLVVGTKPVIDDNDITNKKFLTVDEFLTLTEEQQDAFLAKPGNSVPGTYIYMNQGADQATLDKVEQIINIEKLNLEFVRLLNEARAAEGRKPVSYAGKDSLAQKAATTRANEMADHGSLRYQGLESGVHKRPDGSGWSTIYTDAERSSMTWRAENAVQLGASLSARSAANEAKVAEKLFSQWIKSPSHKAAMMKRLDNIQVAVGVGLGAKSIEPVFSSGVTIGILELVQFN is encoded by the coding sequence ATGTCACGTAAAGTACTAAAGAAGAGTCGCACTGGACAATGGGTGGTAATAGCCCTAGCACTATTAGCCGTTGGGGTAGCTGCAGCTTCTGCACTACCTAACTCTCAGAAAACCACTGTGAGCAACTCAGGAGCTAGCTCAATCGAATCAAGCTCTAGCGAAAAGGCGAAAACCGCCGAAACAACCAAACCAGCCGCCGAGGCAAAATCTAAAGCTAAGGCAGATAAGGCAAAAGCGGACAAGGCAACTAAGTCAGACACTAACGCAATCAACAACGGCGTACGTCGCGCAGTTGAGGAAGCAGTAGCTTCACTAGCTCCGGTAAGCCCAAGTCAGGTATCAGAAGTAGACGTTCCTGTGGTTTCTGCGAAATTGTCAGAAGCTCCGAACGTCAAAGACATCCTTGCTGGCGACACACGCAGCTACCAAGAGCCACTTGCGCCTATCACTAGCTCCCGTCCTGCAACAGCTACAGTCAAGGACATCCTTCCGACTGTATCAGATAAAGACAAGGAGCCACTCGCCCCTGTCACAGATGCGGAGCCAAGCAAACCAGCTAAGCCAGCAGAGACTAACATAACTGCCAAACCAGCTGTACCTAGCACACCGGCTAAACCGACTACACCTGTAGCTCCAAGTAAGCCAGTTGAAACACCTCAACCTCCAAAAGACACAACTACTGTGGTATCTAAGGACGTGGTGGAAAAACCATTGCCTAAGCCAGAGGTGAAACCAGGTGGTGAGGTCATCAAGAGCGAGACTACTGACACATCTAGCTCAACTGTTACTGGGGAAAAACCAGCTACACCTGTCGACATACCGGCTCTACCCGCGGATACTAACACAACTGTGACTCCTGGTAACGAAGTGGTGACTAAGCCAGAAGTGCCTGCGACTCCATCTGTACCAGCTACAGAAGAGGTTGTGGACAAAGACGGCAACGTCGTAACGCCCGCAAAACCAGAAGTTCCTGGAACACCTGCTCAACCAGCAGAGACTGTTCGTGTGGACGTGTTGACTGAGACAACAACTATCGCCTACGGCACAAGCTACGTGAAGGACACTACGCTCAAGTCTGGAGAGACTAAGGTCTTGACTGCGGGAGTTAATGGTGCCATTGTGACCACATTCAACGTTACCTACACAAATGGGGTTGAGACTGGTCGTGAAGTGGCGTCTACTAACCGCACTGAGCCTGTCAACGAAGTCATCGCCTACAACGACGAGCCTGAGACTCTCAAAGAGGAAGTGGTCAAGACGACAAACACCATCGCGTATGGTACTGAGCGTCGTGCGACTACAGAACTTAAAGAGGGTGAAGAGCGCGTCATCGTGAAGGGTGTCAACGGCACAACCGAAACTACGACTAAGAACGTCTACGACGCGGGCGGCAACCTCGTGTCAACTGAGGACCTCGGAACTGTAACAATTGCAGAGCCCGTGACCGAAGTCATCGAGTACGGAGTGAAAGCTCAAGACGTGGTTGAAGTGGTGGAAGAGCGCACAAGCGAAGAGCTCAACTACTCAACTGAGACACGTGAGACTGACGCTCTCTACAAGGGTGAGACTCGTGTTGTCACTCAAGGCGTGAAGGGCTACGTAGTCAAAGTGGCGAAAATCACTAAGACCAACGGAGTTGAGACTGCCCGCGAAGTAACAGACGGCGAACGCGTCGAACCTGTAACTGAAGTAGTTGAGGTAGGTACCAAAGACCGAGTTGAGACTACTAGCGAAACCGTAACCGAAGCTATCGACTTCACAACTGAGACTCGTGAGAACGACCAACTCGACAAGGGTGAGACTCGTGTCATCACTCAAGGCGTGAAGGGCGAACGAGTTATCAAGCGCACCACGACTGTGACAAATGGAGGTACTCCTGTCGTTACGGATGAGGTGGTCAGCGAAACTCAACCTGTGAATGAAGTCGTCGAAATCGGCACTCGTGAGAAGGTGGAAACATCAACTCGTGAGGTCGTGGAAGAGCTAAACTTCGAGACTGTCGTCCGCAACAACCCTAACCTCAAGAAGGGTGAGCGCAAAGTCGTGGTGAAAGGTGAGAAGGGCCGCAAGGTCACTCGTATCACTGCTACTAACGTGGCTGGCGTCATCGTAGAACACTCTGATGTCATCGAGACTGTTGACCCAGTGACTGAAATCATCGAGGTCGGCACCAAAGAGGACATCCGCTATGAAATGCGTGTGGAACGTGAGGAACTTGACTTCGCAACTGAGACACGCGAAACTGACGCACTGTTCGAGGGTGAGACTCGTGAGGCTGTGGCTGGTGTGAAAGGTAAGAAGGCGACGACTTACAAGGACACCTATGTGGACGGCGTGAAAGTCGGAACTGAGGTAGTCGGTGAGCCAGTTGTTGTTGCTCCTGTCAACCGCGTAATCGAAATCGGTACCCGCAAAGAGAAGACCTCCGCGTCTGTAACTAATACAGAAGTGGTGCACTACTCAACGGTGACTGAGAACGACCCCAACTTAGAGGTGGGACAAACCCGTATCAAGGTCAATGGTGTCAACGGAGAGCGCGTAGTTCGCATCACACGTGTAACAGACAACCGCACTGGCAAAGTGACCGAAACCAGCGAAGTTATTTCAGAGACTCCAGCAGTCAACGAGGTCTTGGTAGTAGGTACGAAGCCGGTGATTGACGACAACGACATCACCAACAAGAAGTTCCTCACAGTGGACGAGTTCCTAACCCTTACGGAAGAGCAACAGGACGCGTTCCTTGCGAAACCTGGCAACAGCGTTCCTGGAACCTACATCTACATGAACCAAGGGGCTGACCAAGCTACACTTGACAAGGTGGAGCAAATCATCAACATCGAGAAGCTCAACCTAGAGTTTGTGCGTCTCCTCAACGAAGCTCGTGCTGCAGAAGGTCGCAAGCCTGTATCTTATGCAGGTAAGGACTCCCTAGCTCAGAAGGCCGCAACTACGCGTGCTAACGAAATGGCTGACCACGGTAGCTTACGTTACCAAGGTTTGGAGTCTGGAGTACACAAACGCCCAGATGGCTCTGGATGGAGCACCATCTACACTGACGCTGAACGTAGCTCAATGACATGGCGTGCAGAGAATGCAGTTCAGTTGGGAGCATCACTATCTGCTCGCTCAGCTGCTAACGAGGCTAAGGTGGCAGAGAAGCTGTTCTCTCAGTGGATTAAATCGCCAAGTCACAAGGCCGCAATGATGAAGCGCTTGGACAACATCCAGGTTGCAGTCGGAGTTGGTCTAGGCGCCAAATCAATCGAACCTGTGTTCAGCAGTGGCGTGACTATCGGTATCTTGGAGCTAGTTCAGTTCAACTAA
- a CDS encoding amino acid permease codes for MTQEESQKQNTKQVNQMERGLQNRHVQIMAIAGTIGTGLFLGSGRSISLTGPSIILVYLITGGFMYLMMRAIGEMLYQDPDQHTFINFITRHLGKGWGYFAGWSYWLSVVFIGMAEITAVAQYVQFWFPTWPAWMIQLVFLVILGMVNLIAVKIFGEVEFWFAMIKIIAILALIATGVFMVLTGFETPHGVASLSNITQGFELFPNGVISFVMAFQMVFFAYLMIEFIGITTAETANPRKVLPKAVKEIPLRIIFFYGGALLAIMAIIPWRDLTTSGSPFVIVFELAGIKWAAALINFVVLTSAASALNSTLYSTGRNLYQIAHDSPNKLLKAIKADTLSRHNVPQNAIIASAVLIALAAAISVLPGISDAFTLITASSSGVYIAIYVLIMLAHLKYRKSTDFMRDGYIMPAYRFFNPLTIGFFLFVFITLFLQDSTIWGAIGSTIWILGFGIYSQMKFKKK; via the coding sequence ATGACACAAGAAGAGAGTCAGAAACAGAATACAAAACAAGTGAATCAAATGGAGAGGGGGTTGCAAAATAGGCATGTCCAGATTATGGCGATTGCAGGAACGATTGGAACAGGGTTGTTCCTTGGTTCGGGTCGTTCGATTAGCTTGACAGGACCTTCCATCATTTTGGTTTACCTTATTACAGGTGGCTTTATGTATCTCATGATGCGCGCCATTGGTGAGATGCTTTATCAAGATCCAGATCAGCACACCTTTATCAACTTTATCACGCGCCATTTAGGAAAAGGCTGGGGCTATTTTGCTGGTTGGTCTTACTGGCTATCGGTTGTCTTTATCGGGATGGCAGAGATTACCGCTGTTGCCCAGTATGTGCAGTTTTGGTTCCCGACTTGGCCAGCTTGGATGATCCAGCTTGTCTTTCTAGTGATTTTAGGCATGGTCAATCTCATTGCCGTGAAAATCTTTGGGGAAGTTGAATTTTGGTTTGCCATGATTAAGATTATTGCGATCTTAGCCTTGATTGCAACGGGTGTCTTCATGGTCTTGACTGGCTTTGAAACTCCGCACGGTGTCGCTAGTCTTAGCAATATCACGCAAGGATTTGAGCTTTTTCCAAATGGAGTGATCAGCTTTGTGATGGCATTTCAGATGGTGTTCTTTGCCTATCTCATGATTGAGTTCATCGGGATTACCACGGCAGAAACAGCCAATCCTCGAAAAGTCCTGCCAAAAGCGGTGAAAGAGATTCCTTTGCGCATTATTTTCTTCTACGGTGGGGCTTTGTTAGCCATTATGGCTATCATTCCTTGGAGAGACTTGACAACAAGTGGTTCTCCCTTTGTAATCGTCTTTGAGCTAGCAGGAATCAAGTGGGCAGCTGCCTTGATTAACTTTGTCGTTTTGACATCAGCAGCCTCAGCATTGAATTCAACCCTTTATTCAACAGGACGCAATCTTTACCAGATTGCCCATGATTCGCCTAATAAATTGTTAAAAGCAATCAAGGCTGACACCTTGTCTCGTCATAATGTGCCACAAAATGCGATTATTGCATCTGCTGTCTTGATTGCCCTTGCAGCAGCCATCAGCGTTTTGCCTGGGATTTCAGATGCCTTTACTTTGATTACGGCATCCTCATCAGGTGTGTACATTGCGATTTATGTCTTGATTATGTTGGCACATTTGAAGTACCGTAAGTCCACGGACTTTATGCGAGATGGCTATATCATGCCAGCCTATCGTTTCTTTAATCCTTTGACTATCGGCTTTTTCCTCTTTGTCTTTATCACCTTGTTCTTGCAAGATTCGACAATTTGGGGAGCGATTGGATCAACCATTTGGATTTTAGGATTTGGAATTTACAGCCAAATGAAATTTAAGAAAAAATAA
- a CDS encoding nicotinate phosphoribosyltransferase — MFVDDSLTLHTDLYQINMMQVYFKENIHQKRAVFELYFRKNPFKSGYAVFAGLERIVEYLKDLRFTESDIAYLRSLGYDEDFLAYLAHFKLALTVRSVKEGDLVFANEPLVQVEGPLAQCQLVETALLNIVNFQTLIASKAARIRSVIEDDEPLMEFGTRRAQEMDAAIWGTRAAVIGGADGTSNLRAGKKFGIPVLGTHAHALVQVYGNDYEAFKAYAKTHKNCVFLVDTYDTFKLGVPAAIRVAREMGDKINFLGVRIDSGDIAYISKKVREQLDEAGFPDAKIYASNDLDEHTILNLKMQKAKIDVWGVGTKLITAFDQPALGAVYKIVAIEDENGHMRNTIKLSNNAEKVSTPGKKQVWRITSREKGKSEGDYITYAGVDVSALTELEMFHPTYTYIKKTVRNFDAVPLLVDIFEEGRLVYDLPALKDIHDYARREFDKLWDEYKRVLNPQHYPVDLARDVWQDKMDLIDQMRQKAYQGEEE; from the coding sequence ATGTTTGTAGATGATAGTTTGACCCTGCATACGGATTTATATCAAATCAATATGATGCAGGTTTATTTTAAGGAAAATATTCACCAGAAAAGGGCAGTATTTGAGCTGTATTTCCGTAAAAATCCTTTCAAGAGTGGCTATGCCGTCTTTGCAGGTTTGGAGCGCATTGTCGAGTATTTAAAGGACTTGCGCTTTACAGAGAGCGATATTGCCTACCTTCGCTCCTTGGGCTATGATGAGGATTTTTTGGCTTACTTGGCACACTTTAAGCTAGCATTAACCGTACGTTCGGTCAAGGAAGGAGACTTGGTTTTCGCTAATGAGCCTTTGGTGCAGGTTGAAGGACCTCTTGCTCAGTGCCAATTAGTGGAGACAGCTCTCTTAAATATTGTCAATTTCCAGACCTTGATTGCCAGTAAAGCCGCTCGAATTCGCTCAGTGATTGAGGATGATGAGCCTTTGATGGAGTTTGGAACGAGACGGGCGCAAGAAATGGATGCTGCCATTTGGGGCACACGGGCTGCTGTGATTGGCGGAGCAGATGGCACCAGCAATCTTCGAGCTGGTAAGAAATTTGGCATTCCAGTCTTGGGAACGCATGCCCATGCCTTGGTTCAAGTCTATGGCAATGACTATGAAGCCTTTAAAGCCTATGCGAAAACCCATAAAAATTGTGTCTTTTTAGTAGATACCTACGATACTTTTAAACTAGGAGTTCCAGCTGCGATTCGTGTAGCTCGTGAAATGGGAGATAAGATAAACTTCCTTGGTGTGCGGATTGACTCTGGGGATATTGCCTATATTTCCAAAAAAGTCCGTGAGCAGTTGGACGAAGCTGGCTTTCCTGATGCGAAAATCTATGCGTCAAATGATTTGGATGAACACACCATTCTCAATCTTAAGATGCAAAAGGCAAAGATTGATGTCTGGGGTGTGGGAACAAAGCTCATTACCGCTTTTGACCAGCCAGCACTTGGTGCGGTTTATAAGATTGTAGCGATTGAGGATGAAAATGGGCACATGCGCAATACCATAAAGCTCTCAAACAATGCTGAGAAAGTTTCTACACCAGGTAAAAAGCAAGTTTGGCGGATCACGAGCCGTGAAAAAGGCAAATCAGAGGGCGATTACATCACCTATGCAGGTGTGGATGTCTCAGCCCTTACAGAGCTAGAAATGTTCCATCCGACCTATACCTATATCAAAAAAACAGTTCGTAATTTTGATGCCGTACCTCTTTTGGTGGATATTTTTGAAGAAGGTAGATTGGTCTATGACCTTCCAGCTCTTAAAGACATTCATGACTATGCCAGAAGAGAATTTGACAAGCTCTGGGATGAGTACAAACGTGTGCTCAATCCGCAGCATTATCCAGTTGATTTGGCGCGTGATGTTTGGCAGGATAAGATGGACTTGATTGACCAAATGCGCCAAAAAGCCTATCAAGGAGAGGAAGAATGA
- the nadE gene encoding ammonia-dependent NAD(+) synthetase produces MSLQETIIKQLGVKASINPQEEIRRSIDFLKDYLKKHPFLKSYVLGISGGQDSTLAGRLAQLAIEEMRAETGDEAYQFIAVRLPYGIQADEDDAQAALRFIKPDVSLVVNIKESVDAMTKAVEATGSDVSDFNKGNIKARSRMIAQYALAGSYAGAVIGTDHAAENITGFFTKFGDGGADILPLFRLNKRQGKALLAELGADKALYEKIPTADLEEDKPGLADEVALGVTYENIDDYLEGKTINPQAQEIIENWWKKTEHKRHLPISIFDDFWK; encoded by the coding sequence ATGAGCCTACAAGAAACCATTATCAAGCAATTAGGCGTGAAAGCTAGTATCAATCCGCAGGAAGAAATCCGTAGATCGATTGATTTTCTGAAAGATTACCTGAAAAAACATCCTTTTTTAAAAAGTTATGTTTTGGGAATCTCTGGCGGTCAAGATTCGACTCTTGCTGGTCGTTTAGCGCAGCTAGCTATTGAAGAAATGCGGGCTGAGACAGGCGATGAGGCTTATCAATTTATCGCAGTTCGGCTTCCTTACGGCATTCAGGCAGATGAAGATGACGCCCAAGCAGCCCTACGCTTTATCAAGCCTGATGTCAGTCTCGTCGTCAATATCAAAGAGAGCGTGGACGCCATGACCAAGGCAGTCGAAGCTACTGGATCTGATGTTTCAGACTTTAACAAGGGAAATATCAAGGCCAGGAGCCGTATGATTGCCCAGTATGCTCTTGCAGGAAGCTACGCTGGTGCGGTGATTGGAACGGACCACGCAGCTGAAAACATCACAGGCTTCTTCACCAAGTTCGGTGATGGTGGTGCAGACATTCTGCCACTTTTTCGCCTCAACAAGCGCCAAGGAAAAGCTCTTTTAGCTGAACTTGGAGCAGATAAGGCGCTTTATGAGAAGATTCCGACGGCTGATTTGGAAGAAGACAAGCCAGGACTAGCAGACGAGGTTGCGCTCGGTGTAACTTATGAAAACATTGATGACTATCTTGAAGGGAAAACTATCAATCCACAAGCTCAGGAGATTATCGAAAATTGGTGGAAGAAAACTGAACACAAACGTCATTTACCGATTAGTATCTTTGATGATTTTTGGAAATAA